One genomic region from Methanocaldococcus fervens AG86 encodes:
- a CDS encoding metallophosphoesterase, protein MKIVGITDLHGKLPPAVREFKDFADVLVVCGDITHFGRGIEIIEKLAELSDYMEVLCVPGNCDNKDVIDELNSFKLNIDGKVKKIGNINFVGVGGSNKTPFNTPNEYTEEEIYNKVINLVKNLKNVFLVTHAPPYNTMADIVDLDKDIHVGSKAIRKIIEDFNENIILCACGHIHESRCIDKIGKTIIVKPSPKSYFVYDTKKNMVVLEDFNGL, encoded by the coding sequence ATGAAAATTGTGGGGATCACTGATTTGCATGGAAAGTTACCTCCAGCAGTTAGGGAATTTAAAGATTTTGCTGATGTTTTAGTTGTTTGTGGGGATATAACACACTTTGGTAGGGGCATTGAAATTATAGAAAAATTGGCTGAGTTATCAGATTATATGGAAGTTCTCTGCGTTCCTGGAAATTGTGATAACAAAGATGTTATAGATGAATTGAATAGCTTCAAATTAAATATAGATGGGAAAGTGAAAAAGATAGGAAATATAAATTTTGTTGGAGTGGGGGGGAGTAATAAAACACCATTTAACACTCCAAACGAATACACTGAAGAAGAAATATACAATAAGGTAATAAATTTAGTTAAAAACCTAAAAAACGTATTTTTAGTTACCCATGCTCCACCATACAATACAATGGCTGATATTGTTGATTTAGATAAAGATATTCACGTTGGAAGTAAAGCAATTAGGAAAATTATTGAAGATTTCAATGAAAATATAATACTCTGTGCTTGTGGGCATATACATGAAAGTAGGTGTATAGATAAAATTGGAAAAACTATAATTGTTAAACCATCTCCAAAGAGTTATTTTGTCTATGATACAAAAAAGAACATGGTTGTTTTAGAGGATTTTAATGGGTTATAA
- a CDS encoding C2H2-type zinc finger protein: MRLKAIKITSRDGETFFKCPRCGRVFRYSKDYTKHVNRAHSHLFKK; encoded by the coding sequence ATGAGATTAAAAGCAATAAAAATAACAAGTAGAGATGGAGAAACATTCTTTAAATGCCCAAGATGTGGAAGAGTATTTAGATACTCAAAAGATTACACAAAACATGTAAATAGAGCCCACAGCCACCTATTTAAAAAATAA
- the rpl37A gene encoding 50S ribosomal protein L37Ae, whose amino-acid sequence MFSHTKKVGPTGRFGARYGLKIRVRVRDVEIKAKKKYKCPVCGFPKLKRASTSIWVCGKCGAKIAGGAYTPETGAGKAVMKAIRRIVERKEE is encoded by the coding sequence ATGTTCAGCCACACAAAGAAAGTAGGTCCAACAGGAAGATTTGGAGCAAGATATGGTTTAAAAATAAGAGTTAGAGTTAGAGATGTTGAAATTAAAGCTAAAAAGAAATACAAATGCCCTGTTTGCGGATTTCCAAAATTAAAGAGAGCTTCAACATCAATATGGGTCTGCGGAAAGTGTGGAGCTAAGATAGCTGGTGGAGCATATACACCAGAAACAGGAGCAGGAAAGGCAGTTATGAAGGCTATTAGAAGAATAGTTGAAAGAAAAGAAGAATAA
- a CDS encoding DUF2666 domain-containing protein: MEDKIEFMAKHKKWFVVKKLKIDENTEDIEIARLLASIDETVLNKITEYLPFDMNKLYEIADNIYQKKKGRITEEEIAEVLKKLKSPATTRKLNEITESKEGKEILKVILNNIILERLGIQTRISPKIIEKYIEKERENEC, encoded by the coding sequence GTGGAAGATAAAATTGAGTTTATGGCGAAGCATAAAAAATGGTTCGTAGTGAAAAAATTAAAAATAGATGAAAATACTGAAGATATTGAGATAGCTCGGCTGTTGGCATCAATAGATGAGACGGTTTTAAATAAAATAACTGAATACTTACCTTTTGATATGAATAAGTTATATGAAATTGCAGATAATATATACCAAAAGAAAAAGGGAAGAATTACTGAAGAGGAGATTGCTGAAGTTTTGAAAAAATTAAAATCTCCAGCAACGACAAGAAAATTAAATGAAATTACAGAATCAAAGGAAGGTAAGGAAATATTAAAGGTTATTTTAAATAACATAATATTAGAGAGGTTGGGCATTCAAACAAGAATCTCCCCTAAAATTATTGAGAAATATATTGAGAAGGAGAGAGAAAATGAATGTTGA
- a CDS encoding HesB-like protein, with protein MKKVIISDEAKEFILEKLKKANEDKIVIHFDGFGUGGPKFGVAIAQPSENDKLIYDNEFKIYIDPIADQWLDEVNISLRKSIFGKYLKIKGSGEC; from the coding sequence ATGAAGAAAGTCATCATATCTGATGAGGCTAAAGAATTCATCTTAGAAAAATTAAAGAAAGCTAATGAAGATAAGATAGTTATACACTTCGATGGATTTGGGTGAGGAGGACCTAAGTTTGGAGTTGCAATAGCTCAACCAAGTGAAAATGATAAATTAATCTATGACAATGAATTTAAAATCTACATCGACCCTATAGCAGATCAATGGCTTGATGAGGTCAATATCTCATTAAGAAAGTCAATATTTGGAAAGTATCTAAAGATAAAAGGTAGTGGTGAGTGTTAA
- the psmA gene encoding archaeal proteasome endopeptidase complex subunit alpha: MQMVPPSAYDRAITVFSPEGRLYQVEYAREAVRRGTTAVGIVCKDGVVLAVDRRITSKLVKIRSIEKIFQIDDHVAAATSGLVADARVLIDRARLEAQIYRLTYGEEISIEMLAKKICDIKQAYTQHGGVRPFGVSLLIAGIDKNEARLFETDPSGALIEYKATAIGSGRPVVMELLEKEYKDDMTLEEGLELAITALTKANEDIKPENVDVCVITVKDSQFKRIPTEEVKKFIEKVKKKLNDENKKEEGNKEEAEEKQEE, translated from the coding sequence ATGCAAATGGTACCACCAAGCGCTTACGATAGGGCTATTACAGTATTTAGCCCAGAAGGAAGATTATATCAAGTTGAATATGCAAGAGAGGCAGTGAGAAGAGGGACAACAGCAGTAGGTATTGTCTGTAAAGATGGTGTTGTATTGGCAGTTGACAGAAGAATAACAAGTAAGCTCGTAAAAATTAGGTCAATAGAAAAAATATTCCAAATAGATGACCACGTTGCTGCTGCTACATCTGGATTAGTTGCTGATGCAAGAGTTTTAATTGATAGAGCGAGATTGGAAGCTCAGATTTACAGATTAACTTATGGGGAAGAAATATCAATTGAAATGTTAGCTAAAAAGATTTGTGATATTAAGCAGGCATATACACAACACGGGGGAGTTAGGCCGTTTGGAGTTTCATTATTAATTGCTGGTATTGATAAAAATGAAGCAAGATTATTTGAAACAGACCCAAGTGGGGCCTTAATTGAATATAAGGCAACAGCAATAGGTAGTGGAAGACCAGTAGTTATGGAATTATTAGAAAAGGAATATAAAGATGATATGACATTAGAAGAGGGCTTAGAGTTGGCTATAACTGCATTAACAAAAGCAAATGAGGATATAAAACCTGAAAATGTAGATGTTTGTGTTATAACAGTAAAAGATTCACAATTTAAAAGAATCCCTACAGAAGAGGTAAAAAAATTTATAGAAAAAGTTAAAAAGAAATTAAATGATGAAAATAAAAAAGAGGAAGGGAATAAAGAAGAAGCTGAAGAAAAACAAGAGGAATAA
- a CDS encoding sulfide-dependent adenosine diphosphate thiazole synthase, producing the protein MNIKDIKLNADEVKTAKAILKASFDMWLDVLEVDVAIVGAGPSGLTCARYLAKEGFKVVVLERHLAFGGGTWGGGMGFPYIVIEEPADELLREVGIKLVYAGDGYYVADSVEVPAKLAVAAIDAGAKILTGIVVEDLIVRENGVSGVVINSYAIEKAGLHIDPLTIKSKIVVDATGHEASVLNILVKKNKLDLEVPGEKSMWAEKGENALLRNTREVYPNLFVCGMAANAAHGGYRMGAIFGGMYLSGKLCAELIAEKLKNKQ; encoded by the coding sequence ATGAATATAAAAGATATAAAGTTAAACGCGGATGAAGTTAAAACAGCTAAGGCAATATTAAAGGCAAGTTTTGATATGTGGTTAGATGTTCTGGAGGTTGATGTTGCCATTGTCGGAGCTGGGCCGAGTGGTTTGACATGTGCGAGGTATTTAGCTAAAGAAGGATTTAAGGTAGTTGTTTTAGAGAGGCATTTGGCATTTGGTGGGGGAACTTGGGGAGGCGGAATGGGCTTCCCATATATTGTTATTGAAGAGCCAGCAGATGAACTTTTGAGGGAAGTTGGGATTAAGTTAGTTTATGCTGGAGATGGATATTATGTTGCTGACTCTGTTGAGGTTCCTGCTAAGTTGGCAGTTGCGGCAATAGATGCTGGAGCTAAAATATTAACTGGCATTGTTGTTGAGGATTTAATTGTAAGGGAAAATGGAGTTTCAGGAGTAGTTATAAACAGCTACGCAATTGAAAAGGCTGGATTGCACATAGATCCATTAACTATAAAAAGTAAAATTGTCGTTGATGCTACAGGACACGAAGCCTCTGTTCTAAATATCTTAGTTAAAAAGAATAAGTTGGATTTAGAAGTTCCTGGAGAAAAATCAATGTGGGCTGAAAAAGGGGAGAACGCTCTATTAAGAAATACAAGAGAAGTTTATCCAAACTTATTTGTCTGTGGAATGGCGGCTAATGCAGCCCATGGAGGATATAGAATGGGAGCAATATTTGGCGGAATGTATTTATCTGGAAAGTTATGTGCCGAATTAATAGCTGAAAAGCTAAAAAATAAACAATAA
- a CDS encoding rRNA maturation protein: MIITTSRKPSQRTRSFVRDLERTLNLPYVQRGKLSLKEIFEMDKHILLIGEFKANPGTLVVYDVENERRLSSFISVKLQREICGEKIYNDDGIRIKISKELKDNEEFQKYYEIYDEFLFQHLNVDEDSDITLRLEKDPKYLFAMQFYKGRVKIGPLIRVKSIKLFDSLI, translated from the coding sequence ATGATCATTACAACCTCAAGAAAACCCTCCCAAAGAACAAGAAGTTTTGTTAGAGATTTAGAAAGAACGTTAAATTTACCTTATGTTCAAAGAGGTAAGCTTTCATTAAAAGAGATTTTTGAGATGGATAAGCATATTCTTTTAATTGGTGAATTTAAAGCTAATCCTGGAACTTTAGTTGTTTATGATGTTGAGAATGAGAGAAGGTTGTCAAGCTTTATCTCTGTTAAGTTGCAGAGAGAAATTTGTGGAGAGAAAATATACAACGATGATGGAATAAGAATAAAAATAAGTAAAGAACTTAAAGATAATGAAGAGTTCCAAAAATATTATGAGATTTATGATGAATTTTTATTCCAACACTTAAACGTTGATGAAGATAGCGATATAACATTAAGATTAGAAAAAGATCCAAAATATCTATTTGCTATGCAGTTTTATAAGGGAAGGGTTAAGATAGGTCCTTTAATTAGGGTAAAATCCATCAAGCTGTTTGACAGCCTCATATAA
- a CDS encoding KEOPS complex subunit Pcc1 codes for MNSFELILEFDSEEEAEVIYKSIFLEHLTSQIKSSAKMEINKNIIRINVKAEDISILKASIYSYLRWIGVAQNIYKICKE; via the coding sequence ATGAATTCTTTTGAGTTAATATTAGAGTTTGATAGTGAGGAGGAGGCAGAGGTTATTTATAAATCCATATTTTTAGAACATTTAACTTCTCAAATAAAGTCCTCTGCCAAAATGGAAATAAATAAAAATATAATAAGAATAAATGTTAAAGCTGAAGACATCTCCATACTAAAGGCATCTATCTACTCTTACTTAAGATGGATAGGTGTGGCACAAAACATTTATAAAATTTGTAAAGAATAA
- the acs gene encoding acetate--CoA ligase alpha subunit, with protein MSLKYIFYPKSVAVIGASNKEGKVGYAIIKNLMDFNGKIYPINPKYDKVLGLKCYKSVLDVEDNIDLAVIVVPNVAVPKVLEECGEKGVKGAVIITAGFSEVGNYELEEKIKEIAKKYNIRVIGPNCLGIMNTHINLNATFAKVFPPKGGVSIISQSGAVLNAILDIAPLLNIGFSKVVSIGNKADIQESDLLEYFLNDEDTKIVVLYIEGLKDKRFLKVAKKLSKKKPIIALKSGRTEVGKKAAKSHTGSLAGEDVIYEAAFKEAGIVRAYTFEELVDLIHLFSTQPTMNSNEIGIITNAGGFGVLAADSCVDYNMKLPNFEESTVEKLKNILPKTANISNPLDIIGDATPERYKKVIEVLAEDSVLKGLLVILTPQEMTKPLEVAKSIIEVRNSHKEFKNKPLITSFVGGVSVKGAKSFLRKHGIPSYITPENGVKALSHLYKYSLMKVKEDYDEYLEKVKEEFLKITEKNKEIIKELLSNPNEYKAKKLLAIYGFPVPEGYLAKNEDEALNYAKKLGKCVMKIVSPQIIHKTEAGGVAINPENPKEAFKILIENAKKYAEKIGIDDLIIEGVLVEEFIERDKMEIIIGAKRDEIFGSVVMVGLGGVFVEVLKDVSFGISPITREFAHEMLKELKSYKVLEGVRGRAKRDIEFIVDCLIKIGVFMDIHKEIKEMDLNPVFVFNDKEGGCIGDARIIK; from the coding sequence ATGAGCTTAAAATATATTTTTTATCCAAAATCAGTGGCAGTTATAGGAGCTTCAAATAAGGAGGGAAAAGTTGGATATGCAATAATAAAAAACTTAATGGACTTCAATGGAAAAATCTATCCCATAAATCCAAAATATGATAAGGTTTTAGGATTAAAATGTTACAAATCAGTTTTAGATGTTGAGGATAATATAGATTTGGCAGTTATAGTTGTTCCAAATGTTGCAGTTCCAAAGGTATTGGAAGAGTGTGGAGAAAAGGGAGTTAAAGGGGCTGTAATCATAACAGCTGGGTTCTCAGAAGTTGGAAATTATGAGTTAGAGGAAAAGATTAAAGAGATAGCAAAAAAATACAACATAAGAGTTATAGGACCTAACTGCTTAGGTATAATGAACACACATATAAACTTAAATGCCACATTTGCAAAGGTATTTCCTCCAAAAGGAGGGGTTTCAATAATCTCACAAAGTGGGGCTGTTTTAAATGCCATATTAGATATAGCTCCTTTATTAAACATTGGCTTTTCTAAGGTTGTTAGCATTGGAAATAAGGCAGATATTCAGGAAAGCGATTTATTAGAGTATTTTTTAAATGATGAAGACACTAAAATAGTTGTTTTATACATAGAGGGGTTGAAGGACAAGAGATTCTTAAAAGTGGCTAAAAAACTATCTAAGAAAAAGCCAATAATTGCATTAAAATCTGGAAGAACTGAAGTTGGAAAGAAAGCGGCAAAATCTCATACTGGCTCATTAGCTGGGGAAGATGTTATCTATGAAGCTGCATTTAAAGAAGCTGGAATAGTTAGGGCTTATACTTTTGAAGAGTTAGTTGATTTAATCCATCTTTTTTCAACTCAGCCAACGATGAACTCAAATGAAATTGGAATTATTACAAATGCGGGAGGGTTTGGAGTCTTAGCTGCAGATAGCTGTGTCGATTATAATATGAAGCTCCCTAATTTTGAAGAATCAACTGTGGAGAAGCTTAAAAACATCCTCCCAAAAACTGCAAATATATCAAATCCATTGGATATTATAGGGGATGCTACACCAGAAAGATATAAAAAGGTTATAGAGGTTTTGGCTGAAGATAGCGTTTTAAAAGGACTTTTAGTTATATTAACTCCACAGGAGATGACAAAACCGTTAGAAGTGGCTAAATCCATCATAGAGGTTAGAAATTCTCATAAGGAGTTTAAAAATAAGCCATTAATTACTTCATTTGTTGGAGGAGTCTCAGTTAAAGGGGCTAAGAGTTTTTTAAGAAAGCATGGAATTCCTTCATATATAACGCCAGAGAATGGAGTTAAGGCATTATCCCATCTTTATAAATACAGCCTAATGAAAGTTAAAGAGGACTATGACGAATATTTAGAAAAAGTTAAAGAGGAGTTTTTAAAGATAACTGAGAAGAATAAAGAGATTATTAAAGAGTTGTTATCAAATCCGAATGAATATAAAGCTAAAAAACTACTTGCCATTTATGGATTTCCAGTTCCTGAAGGGTATTTAGCTAAGAATGAAGATGAAGCTTTAAATTATGCTAAAAAATTAGGAAAATGTGTAATGAAAATTGTATCTCCTCAAATAATCCATAAGACAGAGGCGGGAGGGGTTGCAATAAATCCAGAGAATCCTAAAGAGGCGTTTAAAATATTAATTGAAAACGCCAAAAAATACGCTGAAAAAATTGGTATTGATGATTTAATTATAGAGGGGGTTTTAGTTGAGGAGTTCATTGAGAGAGATAAGATGGAGATTATCATTGGAGCTAAGAGGGATGAGATTTTTGGCTCTGTAGTTATGGTTGGGTTGGGAGGGGTCTTTGTTGAAGTTTTAAAAGACGTTTCCTTTGGAATTTCACCAATAACGAGAGAGTTTGCCCACGAGATGTTAAAAGAATTAAAATCGTATAAGGTTTTGGAAGGTGTTAGAGGTAGAGCTAAGAGAGATATTGAGTTTATTGTTGATTGCTTAATAAAAATTGGTGTGTTTATGGATATTCATAAAGAAATTAAAGAAATGGATCTAAATCCAGTATTTGTCTTTAATGATAAAGAAGGAGGATGTATTGGAGACGCGAGAATTATAAAATAA
- a CDS encoding radical SAM protein has translation MNVEEILENARKAFKLTTKHFGNKITFERALFLGWYCNLKQPCKFCYMSTQKDKIKDPKKARRRLESILAEAILMKRIGWKLEFISGGYGYTPKEINDIAEMVAYVQKCKQYLNVGVVDLDNINLNVIEGVVGAVETVSEDRDWICPGKPLDKIKDNLLKAKELGLKTGITIILGLGEKEDDIEKLLNLIEELDLDRITFYSLNPQKGTIYENKPSVTTIEYMNWVSSVRLNFPKIKIITGVWVDKIPMISPLIMSGSNVITKFPLFSVFGTKEAHWIEKEILATGRELLGTFTDIDVLSGKKMLEKTPYVEEEINISKENIRRVEELRENINERIKSYVSKVLKRVVK, from the coding sequence ATGAATGTTGAGGAAATTTTAGAAAATGCAAGAAAGGCATTTAAACTCACAACAAAACATTTTGGAAATAAGATTACATTTGAAAGGGCTCTTTTTTTAGGTTGGTATTGTAACTTAAAACAACCATGCAAATTTTGCTACATGTCAACTCAAAAAGATAAAATTAAAGATCCAAAAAAAGCCAGAAGGAGATTGGAAAGTATTTTAGCTGAAGCAATTTTAATGAAGAGGATTGGGTGGAAATTAGAGTTTATCTCTGGAGGTTATGGTTATACACCAAAAGAAATAAATGACATTGCTGAAATGGTTGCCTATGTTCAAAAATGTAAGCAGTATTTGAATGTAGGGGTTGTAGATTTGGATAATATTAATTTGAATGTAATTGAGGGAGTTGTAGGGGCTGTTGAGACAGTAAGCGAGGATAGGGATTGGATTTGTCCAGGAAAACCTTTGGATAAGATTAAAGATAATTTATTAAAGGCTAAAGAATTGGGTTTAAAAACTGGAATAACAATAATTTTAGGATTGGGAGAGAAAGAAGACGATATTGAAAAATTATTAAATTTAATTGAAGAACTGGATTTGGATAGAATTACCTTCTACTCTTTAAATCCGCAGAAAGGAACTATTTATGAAAATAAGCCGTCAGTAACCACAATTGAATACATGAATTGGGTTTCCTCTGTTAGGTTGAATTTCCCAAAGATTAAAATCATAACAGGAGTTTGGGTAGATAAAATCCCAATGATAAGCCCTTTAATTATGAGTGGTTCCAATGTGATAACGAAATTTCCATTATTTTCAGTATTTGGAACAAAAGAGGCACATTGGATTGAGAAAGAGATTTTGGCAACAGGTAGGGAGCTTTTAGGAACATTTACAGATATAGATGTTTTATCTGGAAAAAAGATGTTGGAAAAAACTCCATACGTAGAGGAAGAGATAAATATAAGTAAAGAAAATATTAGGAGGGTTGAAGAACTTAGAGAAAACATAAATGAAAGAATAAAAAGCTACGTATCCAAAGTTTTGAAAAGGGTGGTTAAATGA
- the rpl18a gene encoding 50S ribosomal protein L18Ae — translation MAKIFRITGQILRKGEPMFFRKEYKALKPEHALEILYSEFGGRYKVKRSRIKILNVEEISPEDVTDPVLKRLVAA, via the coding sequence TTGGCTAAGATATTTAGAATAACAGGGCAAATATTAAGAAAAGGAGAACCTATGTTCTTTAGAAAAGAATACAAAGCTTTAAAACCAGAACATGCTTTAGAGATTTTATACTCTGAGTTTGGAGGAAGGTACAAAGTTAAAAGAAGTAGAATAAAAATCTTAAATGTTGAAGAGATAAGCCCAGAAGACGTTACAGATCCAGTATTAAAAAGATTGGTTGCTGCTTAA
- the hemL gene encoding glutamate-1-semialdehyde 2,1-aminomutase: MSLKMDKSKELFEEAKKYLVGGVNSPVRYFKPYPFFVKKAKDCYLYDVDGNCYIDYCLAYGPMVLGHANEKIVEAVKKQLELGSAYGCPTEKEIILAKEVVKRVPCAEMVRFVNSGTEATMSAIRLARGVTGRKKIIKFDGAYHGAHDYVLVKSGSGALTHGHPNSPGIPEETTKNTILVPFNDEDAVKRAINENKDEIACVIVEPVMGNVGCILPKEGYLKFLREIAEENDILLIFDEVITGFRLAKGGAQEYFDVVPDIATLGKILGGGFPIGAIVGKREIMENFSPLGAIYQAGTFNGNPISITAGIATLEQLDDKFYKETSRTAKILADALRELADKYNIKAKVYNIASMFQIYFNDKDVVNYEIAKQSDVNKFMKYFWGLLERGVFVPPSQFECCFTSIKHDDEVIDKTINAMEDVFRSLE; encoded by the coding sequence ATGAGCTTAAAAATGGATAAATCAAAAGAATTGTTTGAGGAGGCAAAAAAATACTTAGTTGGAGGAGTTAACAGCCCAGTTAGGTACTTTAAACCATATCCATTCTTTGTTAAAAAAGCTAAAGATTGCTATTTATATGATGTTGATGGAAACTGCTACATTGATTACTGTTTAGCTTATGGTCCAATGGTTTTGGGTCATGCAAATGAAAAGATAGTTGAAGCTGTAAAAAAACAGCTTGAGCTTGGAAGTGCTTATGGATGTCCAACAGAGAAAGAGATTATATTAGCTAAAGAAGTGGTTAAAAGAGTTCCATGTGCTGAAATGGTTAGATTCGTCAATTCTGGAACAGAGGCAACAATGTCTGCTATAAGATTGGCAAGAGGGGTTACTGGAAGAAAAAAGATTATTAAGTTTGATGGAGCTTATCATGGAGCACATGATTACGTTTTAGTTAAGAGTGGAAGTGGAGCCTTAACTCATGGACATCCAAATTCTCCAGGAATTCCAGAAGAAACAACAAAAAATACCATTTTAGTTCCATTTAATGATGAAGATGCTGTTAAAAGAGCTATAAATGAAAATAAAGATGAAATTGCCTGTGTCATAGTTGAGCCAGTTATGGGAAACGTTGGATGTATCTTACCAAAAGAAGGATATTTAAAGTTTTTAAGGGAGATTGCTGAAGAAAATGACATTTTATTAATATTTGATGAAGTTATAACAGGATTTAGATTGGCTAAAGGAGGAGCTCAGGAATATTTTGATGTGGTTCCAGATATTGCCACTTTAGGTAAAATTTTGGGTGGAGGATTCCCAATTGGTGCTATAGTTGGTAAAAGAGAAATTATGGAGAACTTCTCCCCATTAGGGGCTATCTATCAAGCAGGAACTTTTAATGGTAATCCAATATCAATAACTGCTGGAATTGCAACACTTGAGCAGTTGGATGACAAATTCTATAAAGAAACGTCAAGAACAGCTAAAATATTGGCAGATGCTTTGAGAGAGTTGGCTGATAAATACAACATTAAAGCTAAAGTTTATAACATTGCATCAATGTTCCAAATATATTTCAATGACAAGGACGTTGTAAATTATGAGATTGCTAAACAGAGTGATGTTAACAAATTTATGAAATACTTCTGGGGACTGTTGGAGAGAGGTGTTTTTGTTCCCCCATCACAGTTTGAATGTTGCTTCACATCAATAAAGCACGATGATGAAGTTATCGATAAAACAATAAATGCTATGGAAGATGTATTTAGAAGTTTAGAGTAA
- a CDS encoding ribosome assembly factor SBDS produces the protein MVSLEEAVIARYSSHGEKFEILVDPYLAAKLKEGQNVDMDELLAIEVVFRDASKGEKAPEELLSKVFGTTDVKEIAKKIILKGQVQLTAKQREEIREQKKRQIITIISRNTINPQTDTPHPPHRIEKAMEELKINIDIYKSAEEQVPEIVKKLKRVLPIRFEKRDIAVKIPAEFASKAYNALYQFGAVKQEEWTSDGSLIVLIEIPSGIEAEFYAHLNKITKGNVQTKVVKKYSE, from the coding sequence ATGGTGTCCTTAGAAGAGGCAGTAATTGCAAGATATAGTTCACACGGAGAAAAGTTTGAAATCCTGGTAGATCCATACTTAGCAGCTAAACTTAAAGAAGGTCAAAATGTAGATATGGATGAACTTTTAGCCATTGAGGTAGTATTTAGAGATGCAAGTAAAGGGGAAAAAGCCCCTGAAGAACTTTTATCAAAAGTCTTTGGAACAACAGATGTTAAAGAAATTGCTAAAAAAATTATATTAAAAGGTCAAGTTCAATTAACTGCTAAGCAGAGAGAAGAAATTAGAGAACAAAAGAAAAGACAAATTATAACCATAATTAGTAGAAACACTATAAATCCACAAACTGATACTCCACATCCACCACATAGAATTGAAAAGGCAATGGAAGAATTAAAAATCAATATAGATATTTACAAAAGTGCTGAAGAGCAAGTTCCTGAAATTGTTAAAAAGCTTAAAAGAGTTCTACCTATTAGATTTGAAAAAAGAGATATTGCTGTTAAAATCCCAGCAGAATTTGCTTCTAAGGCATATAATGCTTTGTATCAATTTGGAGCTGTTAAGCAGGAAGAATGGACATCCGATGGTTCATTAATTGTATTAATTGAAATACCAAGTGGTATTGAAGCAGAGTTCTATGCTCATTTAAACAAAATAACCAAAGGTAACGTTCAAACAAAAGTTGTTAAGAAGTATAGTGAATAA
- a CDS encoding DNA-directed RNA polymerase subunit P: MVEYKCLNCKKIIKFEELGNRARCPYCSYKILVKLRPKVVKHVKAR; encoded by the coding sequence ATGGTTGAATATAAATGTTTAAACTGTAAAAAAATCATAAAATTTGAGGAGTTAGGAAATAGGGCAAGATGTCCATATTGTAGTTATAAAATATTGGTTAAGCTTAGACCAAAAGTAGTTAAACATGTAAAGGCGAGGTAA